The following proteins come from a genomic window of Coffea arabica cultivar ET-39 chromosome 11c, Coffea Arabica ET-39 HiFi, whole genome shotgun sequence:
- the LOC113716718 gene encoding mitogen-activated protein kinase 9, which produces MEFFTEYGEANQYEIQEVVGKGSYGVVAAAVDTHTGEKVAIKKITDVFEHVSEATRILREIKLLRLLRHPDIVEIKHIMLPPCRREFKDIFVVFELMETDLHHVIKTNDDLTPGHFQFFLYQLLRALKYIHSANVFHRDLKPKNILANADCKLKICDFGLARASFGDTPSAVFWTDYVATRWYRAPELCGSFFSKYTPAIDIWSIGCIYAEMLLGKPLFPGKNVVHQLDLITDLLGTPAAESIARIKNDKARRYLSSMRKKTPVPLSQKIPNADPLALKLLERLIAFDPRDRISAEEALADPYFYGLANVEEEPSTHPISKFEFAFERRKLSKDDVRELIYREILEYHPQMLQEYLLGVDHTSFMYPSGIDQFKRQFDHLEGHFGKGMRRLPLLRRYASLPRERVCAPIDEDPDQKEELEKHAMDAVARTCLQSPPRSEEKKESESANSSMVALPNCRSRPCYSARCILRSSSISASKCIEVKSGGCEDALSKQRMNGIGGLSEKVPALYA; this is translated from the exons GAATTCTTCACTGAATATGGTGAAGCAAACCAATATGAAATTCAAGAGGTGGTTGGCAAGGGAAGTTATGGTGTTGTTGCAGCTGCAGTTGATACTCACACTGGGGAGAAGGTAGCGATAAAAAAGATAACTGATGTTTTTGAGCATGTTTCTGAGGCTACCCGAATCCTTAGGGAAATCAAGCTCCTTAGGCTGCTTCGTCACCCAGATATTGTAGAAATTAAGCATATAATGTTGCCTCCTTGTCGAAGGGAGTTCAAGGATATATTTGTGGTTTTCGAGCTGATGGAGACTGACCTCCATCATGTTATTAAGACGAATGATGATCTCACTCCTGGACATTTTCAGTTCTTTTTGTATCAGCTACTTAGAGCATTAAAGTATATTCATTCAG CAAATGTGTTTCATCGAGATTTGAAGCCTAAAAACATCCTTGCCAATGCAGACTGCAAGTTGAAGATCTGCGATTTTGGCCTTGCTCGTGCATCATTTGGTGATACTCCATCAGCAGTATTTTGGACT GATTATGTAGCAACTCGATGGTATCGTGCTCCTGAACTCTGTGGGTCCTTCTTCTCCAAA TATACCCCGGCTATTGATATCTGGAGTATAGGATGCATATATGCTGAAATGCTTTTGGGAAAACCACTGTTTCCTGGAAAGAATGTGGTTCACCAGTTGGATCTCATAACTGATCTGCTTGGTACTCCTGCTGCTGAATCCATTGCAAGG ATAAAAAATGATAAGGCCAGAAGATATTTAAGTAGCATGAGGAAAAAAACACCAGTGCCCCTCTCACAGAAAATCCCAAATGCTGATCCACTGGCTCTTAAATTATTGGAGCGATTGATTGCATTTGATCCCAGAGACCGTATATCTGCTGAAGAG GCCTTGGCAGATCCATATTTTTATGGCTTGGCGAATGTTGAAGAGGAACCATCCACTCATCccatttcaaaatttgaatttgcttTTGAAAGGAGAAAACTGTCAAAGGATGATGTGAGAGAGCTAATATACAGAGAG ATCTTGGAGTATCATCCCCAGATGCTCCAGGAGTATCTTCTTGGCGTGGATCATACTAGCTTTATGTATCCCAG TGGGATTGATCAATTTAAGCGGCAATTTGACCATCTTGAGGGGCACTTTGGTAAAGGAATGCGAAGGCTTCCACTACTGAGGCGGTATGCTTCTTTGCCCAG GGAGAGGGTTTGTGCACCTATAGACGAGGATCCAGACCAGAAAGAAGAACTCGAAAAACATGCAATGGATGCTGTTGCACGTACTTGCCTCCAGAGCCCTCCAAGATCAGAGGAGAAGAAAGAATCAGAATCTGCTAATTCTAGTATGGTTGCTTTGCCCAATTGCCGTAGTAGACCATGCTATAGTGCACGTTGTATATTAAGAAGTTCTAGTATTAGTGCTTCCAAGTGCATTGAAGTTAAAAGTGGCGGTTGTGAG GATGCACTTTCCAAGCAACGCATGAATGGGATTGGTGGATTGTCAGAGAAGGTGCCAGCTTTGTATGCTTGA
- the LOC113716719 gene encoding uncharacterized protein, whose protein sequence is MALWWLLNMNMRLYEGWKEILKIQKFRRIVGYTGFYCFTALISYAYTSNTTRAGYSRGDQFYASYPAGTELLTDTAKLYKAALGNCFEEEEWGPIEWLVLAKHFERQGKSPYAYHAQYMAHLASHGQVDGSG, encoded by the exons ATGGCCCTCTGGTGGTTACTGAACATGAATATGAGGCTCTATGAAGGGTggaaggaaattttgaaaattcagaaGTTCAGGAGAATAGTAGGTTACACTGGATTTTATTGTTTCACTGCCCTCATTAGCTATGCCTACACCAGCAACAC AACAAGGGCTGGGTACTCTAGGGGTGATCAATTCTATGCATCTTATCCGGCTGGCACTGAGCTCTTAACTGACACTGCCAAG TTATACAAAGCGGCACTTGGTAATTGTTTTGAAGAGGAAGAGTGGGGACCTATTGAATGGTTGGTTTTGGCAAAACATTTTGAACGCCAAGGGAAATCTCCATATGCATATCATGCA CAATACATGGCACACCTTGCCTCCCATGGACAAGTTGATGGAAGTGGTTAG